GTTGTAAATTACCTTTTGGCATAACCAAATTCACCTTCTGTTTTTAGTATATTTTATTTATCGTTACTTAGTTATTATATCATAATTTGAAAATTTTGATTTAAATATGTCTTGCTTTTTTATTCTCTGTGAAATAAACTATTAAATGATAATGAAAACCATTCTCATTTAAAAAAGGATGATTAGATGAAAAAATTAATCTTATTTGTTTTTTTACTTCTTTTATCTATCATATCTGTTTGTATCGGTGTTAAAGATTTTTCTATTCTGCAATTGTTCCATTTGGATATTAAGCAACAATTCCTATTAGTTGCAACGCGCATTCCTAGAACGATTAGTCTAATTATTGCTGGTAGTACAATCAGTGTTTCTGGTCTAATTATGCAGCATCTTACACAAAATAAATTTGTTTCACCAAGTACTGTTGGCACAATGGATAGTGCACGTTTAGGTATTTTGATTGTGATGGTTTTCTTTCCAAATGCACCTCTGCTATTTCGCTCATTTGTGGCATTTTTATTCGCTTTAGTTGGTACTATGTTATTTATTTATTTAACAAAATTTTTGTCAATAAAAAATCAATTAATGCTCCCACTTATAGGAGTTATGTTTGGTAATATTGTTGGCTCCATTGCGACTTTTTTTGCTTATCAACTGCAATTGGTACAAAACATGTCTTCTTGGTTGCAGGGAAATTTTTCAACTATTGTTCGATGAAACTATGAATTACTTTACTTAACGGTTCCCTTGTTAATTATTACTTATGCATATGCTTATCGTTTTACAATTATTGGTTTGGGTGAAGAGGTTTAAACAAATTTGGGACTTAATTATCAACAACTTCAATTATTTGGTGTTGGAATTGTTGCTCTATCAGGTGCAGTTATTTTGGTTATGGTGGGAAATATTCCATTTTTAGGAGTAATTATTCCAAATCTAGTTGCTCTTTGTTATGGTGATCATATGAAAAATACCTTGTTCATAACAGCTATTATTGGAAGCATTTTCTTATTAGTTTGTGATATTCTTGCTAGGACACTTATTGCTCCGTATGAATTCTCCGTTAGTTTGATTGTTGGAATAATTGGTAGCTTTATTTTTATTGCATTGTTATTGAGGAGGAAAACAATATGAAAAGATTGTTTCAAGGATCCTCAACTCTGCTATTATTTTTAATTTCTTCTGTTTTTATTGTTTGTTCTATCTAACATATAACACTTATGGAAATTGGTTATTTGCCTTAAATTTACGTGGAAAACGACTAATTGCTTTTGTTTTAGTCGGTATAGCTACAGCTTTTTCAACGATTAGTTTTCAAACAATGACAAACAGTCAATTTTTAACACCTAACATTTTAGGCTTAGATTCTTTATATATTCTTATTCAAACGGGAATTTTCTTTTTTTTTCGTCGTATAGGTACTTTAGAAAATTTTTCTACAGGTCTATTTTTTTTAAATGTTTTGTTAATGGTTGGTATGAGTTTATTTTTAGCAAAGTTTTTATTGGGAAAACGTCAAAATGATTTATTTCTTTTATTAATGATTGGTATGATTCTGGGAACTTTTTTCAATAGTATTAGCACATTTTTACAAGTCATGATGGATCCTAATGAATATGAGCAGTTGCAAGGAAAATTATTTGCTAGTTTTGGCAATGTTAATAGTCAACATTTAATGATTGCTGGTATTTTGATTTTATGTTTGATTCTCTGTCTCTGGATTCAAAGTACTTCTTTAGATGTTTTGCATCTAGGGAAAGATCAAGCAATGAATCTAGGTATTTATGTACCAAAATTTCAGTTAGGATTGATTATAATTATTAGTACCTTAATTGGACTGTCTACCGCTTTAGTTGGATCAATAACCTTTCTAGGATTTATTGTAGCTAATACCACCTATCAACTGGTGAATACCTACAAGCATCAGCAATTATTTATTATTGGTAGTTTAGTAGCTATTTTATTTCTTGTACTTGGTCAATTTTTAATAGAACAAATTTTTCAGCTAAATGCTACGTTGAGTACGGTGATTGAATTTATTGGTGGTCTTTACTTTGTTTTTAGAATTATAGGTGAAAGGAAGCAACAAAAATGATTGAACTTAAGAATGTTTCAAAAAAGTATGGTGAAAAAATTGTTGTTTCAAAAGTACAAATGCCAATTACCGATCACACACTAACTGCTTTTATTGGACCAAATGGTGCTGGTAAAAGTACACTACTATCAATGATTCGCTGTCTGATTCCTAAAGATATAGGTGAAATATATGTAGACCATAACGAAATAAAAACTTGGAAACAGAGTGAACAGCAAAAAAATTATCTATTTTAAAACAAACAAATGGAATTAACTTAAAATTAACTGTTTGTGAATTGGTCAATTTTGGACGTTTTCCTTATACAAAAGGAAATATGCAAAACAGAGATGATGAAAAAGTGACACAAGCTTTAGAAAATTTAGGATTAATAGCTCTAGAAAATGAAATGATTGATACACTTTCCGGTGGTCAATTGCAACGTGCTTATATTGCAATGGTTTTAGCGCAAGATACAGACTATATTTTATTAGATGAACCATTAAATAACTTAGATATGAATTACGCTGTCCAGATAATGAAAATTCTACGTCAATTGGTAGATGAAGCAAACAAAACAATTGTCATTGTTATACATGATATTAACTTTGCTGCTAGCTATGCAGATGAGATTGTTGCTATGAAAGATGGAAGACTCTTTGCAAAAGGTAAGGTAGATGAAATCATTCAATCTGATATATTAAGTGAATTATATGAAATGAATGTTGATATTTGTCATATTAAAGGAAAACGTTTTTGTATGTATTTTACTTGATTTGTATAAATTTTAATAAGAAGCAATGAGGAGGAAATAATTTGAAAAAGAAATTATTAGTTGGAATAGTTTTATCAATGGTTGGAGTGTTTGTTCTTGGTGCGTGTTCTAATGGAGGAAAGAAACTAGATAACGTTAATGAAACAAAGAAAGCAAGTACGGCAGTCGATAAGAAAAAAGAGAATCAAACAATTGAAGTGATAGACGGTGAGGGAAAAAAGGTAGAAGTACCAAGTAAGCCAAAGAGAGTAGTTGTGTTCGATAATGGTTCTTTAGATACAATAGATGCATTAAGTGTTGGTGATCGTGTAGTTGGTGTACCTGCTAAAAGTATTCCTAATTACTTAAGCAACTATCGAAAGGTATCTTCTGCTGGTAGGATTAAAGAACCAGATCTTGAAAAAGTGAATCAATTAAAACCAGACTTGATTATCATTTCTGGACGTCAAGAAGATTACAAAGAAAAAATGGAACAAATCGCTCCAACTCTTTATATGTCAGTAGATGATACGGATACATGGCGTTCTACAAAACATAATATTGAAACCGTTGGGAAAATTTTTGATAAAGAAAAAGAAGCAAGAACTAAAGTCAAAGATTTAGAAAAAGAAGTAACAGATTTAAAGACAAAAGCAAGTCAACTTGATCAAAAAGCTTTAACTGTAATTGTAAATGAAGGCCAACTTTCAACCTTTGGTAAAAAATCACGTTTTGATGTTATTTATGATACTTTTGGCTTTAAAGAGGCAGATGAAAAAATTAAACCTTCGATTCATGGCCAAAGTGTTTCATATGAATACGTTTTAGAAAAGAATCCAGACTTTTTATTTGTGGTAGACAGGACAAAAGCAATTGGAGGAGATGACTCACATAATAATGTAGCCGAAAATGAACTAGTAAAGAAAACAGAGGCTGGAAAGCATAACAAAGTTATCTCACTGAGACCAGACGTTTGGTATCTAAGTGGTGGTGGTCTAGAATCTCTGCATTTAATGGTTGAAGATGCAAAAAAAGCTTTAGATTAATAGTCTGAGTCAATTATAGGATAAGTAAATAATTCTTAAAAGCCAAATCAGTCTTTGTTAAGGAATGATTTGGCTTTTAAGAATTATTCCCTCGTAATATTGAATAGAAAATATCGTAAATTAATTAGGAATTTTAAAGAAATAAGCGGATAAACGTTTACGTAAAAAAATTCCTAGATAGGCCGAAGCAATTGCTTTAATAATCCATGGAATAATAAAAGGAAGAAAACCAGTCATCCAGGCAGTTTCCCATGAAGAATTAGAGAATAATTTTAACCACAAAGTACCTGTAATCATTGGAACCATACTACCTATCAAATTAGCAATTATGCCATATTTATAATTAAAAGTAGTTTTTTCCAGTATCATTCCAGTAAGCCAACCATTAAGAATAAAACCAATCAGATAACCACCAGTAACACCAAATAAAACACCGAAACCAGCAGTCATTCCTGCAAAAACAGGTAATCCAATTAAACCTAATAAAAGGTAAATTAGAATAGAAATAGTGCCAATTTTTTTACCAAGAAGTGTTGCAGCAAGTCCAATGGCAAATGTTTGACCTGTTAGAGGGATTATACCAATCGGAAAAGAAAGTTGAGATAATAGAGCTATGATAATTGAAAATTCAGCGGATAAAATCAATGAATGAATAGAAGATTTCATAAATAAAATAATTCCTTTCAATTGTTGTTAACCATTTATAAAAATCGGTTAACGATAATTGTAGAGGAATTTTACTCATTTGTAAATAAATTTATTTTATTTTAATGATGTTCATAACTTAAAAAGACTTTGTTCAAATATTTGAACAAAGTCTTTTTAATGGTGAGCTGAATAAATTTTTGATTAACGATTAACGGTTATAGAATTCAACGATTAATGCTTCATCAATGTCTTGAGATAATTCGTCACGTTCTGGTAAACGTGTTAAGCTACCTTCAAGTTTATCAGCATCAAAATTAACAAAAGCTGGACGACTAAGTGTAGCTTCAATAGCACTCTTAATTGTTACCATATTTTGTGATTTTTCACGTACAGATATAACTTGTCCTACTTCAACATGATAAGAAGGAATATCTACGCGTTTATTGTCTACTAAAATATGTCCATGATTTACCAATTGACGTGCCTGACGGCGTGTGGTTGCTAAACCTAAACGATAAACAATATTGTCTAAACGTTGTTCAAGTAAAATCATGAAGTTAACACCATGTTTTCCTTCTTTGATTTTGCTTGCTTTAACGAATAAGTTATAAAATTGACGTTCGTTCATACCATACATATGACGTAGTTTTTGTTTTTCAGTTAATTGCAAACCATATTCAGACAATTTTCCACGGCTGTTTGGGCCATGTTGACCTGGTTTGTAAGGACGACGTGCTAATTCCTTTCCTGTTCCAGATAATGATATGCCTAATCGACGAGATAATTTCCAAGATGGTCCAGTATAACGTGACATTTTATATTCCTCCAATAAATAAGTTTTGGAGTAAAATAACCAAATGAAAAATTCATAATTCGTTCAGTTTGATCTTCAATCTTCACTCTATGCAGCCGTAGTTACGCAATTGAACCTAAAATGGCATCAAACTGTTGACGAGATTATTATTCTTCTGCTGCATTATTTTACACAAACTTAAGTATAGCTCGTAAAATCTAATCATGTCAAGCAATTTTTTATCTTTGTTCTATTTATTATTAAAATGAAAAATCACTAGACAAAAAGAAATTTTGTCTTTAGAATAAGAAAGGATAATTTGAAAATAAAGATAAAAAAATGGAGGAGAAGAAAAAATGCAACCTGTATCACCATTATTTGAACAAATTGATAAGTCAATAGATAAAAAAATTGATTTATTTCAAAATAGCTTTTTACGTTATGCTATTCGAGCTATGCTGGCTGCAATGTTTTTATCGTTAGGTACAGCAGTTGCTTTTGTAATTGCAATGAAGGGGGAAGAAATTGCCCCAGGATTGGAAAAAATATTATATGCATTTATGTTCAGCTGGTCACTTGTCATGATTCTTTATTTAAATGCCGAATTAGGCACATCAAATATGTTATACATGACTGTAGGTGTTTATAGAAAAAAATTAGGTATACCATTAGCTTTAAAAATTTTGTTAACTTGTATTTTTTTTAATATGATAGGTGGTTTATTATTTGGATACCTTGTTTCCTTAACAGCACCTTTCCAACATTTAAAATTAGACAATTATTTATTTACAGCTGTTGGTAGTAAATTAACAAAGACGACCATTCAAATTATAGTAGAAGGTATATTTGCAAATGTTGTGGTTAATACTGCTGTATTGGCAAGCATGAGAATGAAAGATGATGCTGGAAAAATCGCTGCAATCATTTTCATTATTTTCATTTTTGCACTTTTAGGCTATGAACACGTTATTGCAAACTTCACTGCTTTCCCACTTGCTTTCTTTTCTTCACATGGCCATATGGCAGAAATGACGGCCGGAAATGTTGCACATAACTTGATCCTTGCTCTAATTGGAAACTATATTGGTGGTGGCTTAGTCATGGGATTAACTTATAGCTGGTTAAATGGTACAGATACTAAATATGTAGATTAAATTACATACAAATAGGCTGAGAGTATTTTCTCAGTCTATTTGATTTTTTACTTTATTTTTAGTTTTAAACTATTGATAACATTTTACATATTAAGACCAGAAAGAATCTACAATTAAAACTATTTTATTTGGTAGAAAAGAATTGTAGTTGAATGATTGAAACGAGTAAATAAAAGATTGAAGATTGATAGATAAAAAGCAGACAATGGAATGAATAGAGAGGATATCTAGTAATCATGGCAAGAAAGCTTTATGCATTTGATATTGATGGTACATTATTAACAAATGATAAAAAAGCATTAGAAAGTACACGAGAATCTTTGTATAAATTAAGACAACAAGGACATTTGGTTACTATTGCTACAGGTCGTAGCCGTATTATGGCTCAAGAGGTTCTTTTTGATTTAGAATTTACAAATTATATCTTATGTAATGGAGCTGCAGGTTTTTTGGATCATGAACAATATTATCAAAATTTATTAGACCAGGCAGCCTTAACAGCATTTTTAGAAATGACAGAAAAACAACAAATTGGATTTACATGTGTCGGTTTAGATGATCTGAAACAAATGAATCATTATAATGAAAGTGAGGTATTTGAAGCCTTACATTCTCTCCAACAACAGATACCTTCTTTCGATCAGACATTTTATCAATCAAATGATATCTATCAAGCATTAGCATTTTATGATCAAACCAATCCAATCAATGAACAGTTGTTTCCAGATTTTAAATTTGTTCGTTGGCATCCATATGGTGTAGATGTATTACCAAAAACTGGTTCGAAGGCAGCAACGTTATTAAATTTAGCAGAACGAGTAGGTATTGCACATGAGGATATTATCGCTTTTGGAGATGGAGACAACGATATAGAAATGCTTAAAGAAGCAGGTATCGGAGTGGCAATGGGAAATGCTACAAAATATGCTAAACAGGCAGCTAATTTTATAACAGCTACAAATGAAGAAGATGGCATTTTTAAGGCATTGAAAAAATTAGGCGCCTTTTAAATTATTCATTAACCAATAATATAGAAATAGAAAGAGCTATTGATTAATGAATATAAGGCATAAACAACAATATAA
The genomic region above belongs to Melissococcus plutonius ATCC 35311 and contains:
- the rpsD gene encoding 30S ribosomal protein S4 produces the protein MSRYTGPSWKLSRRLGISLSGTGKELARRPYKPGQHGPNSRGKLSEYGLQLTEKQKLRHMYGMNERQFYNLFVKASKIKEGKHGVNFMILLEQRLDNIVYRLGLATTRRQARQLVNHGHILVDNKRVDIPSYHVEVGQVISVREKSQNMVTIKSAIEATLSRPAFVNFDADKLEGSLTRLPERDELSQDIDEALIVEFYNR
- a CDS encoding formate/nitrite transporter family protein; this translates as MQPVSPLFEQIDKSIDKKIDLFQNSFLRYAIRAMLAAMFLSLGTAVAFVIAMKGEEIAPGLEKILYAFMFSWSLVMILYLNAELGTSNMLYMTVGVYRKKLGIPLALKILLTCIFFNMIGGLLFGYLVSLTAPFQHLKLDNYLFTAVGSKLTKTTIQIIVEGIFANVVVNTAVLASMRMKDDAGKIAAIIFIIFIFALLGYEHVIANFTAFPLAFFSSHGHMAEMTAGNVAHNLILALIGNYIGGGLVMGLTYSWLNGTDTKYVD
- a CDS encoding siderophore ABC transporter substrate-binding protein, coding for MKKKLLVGIVLSMVGVFVLGACSNGGKKLDNVNETKKASTAVDKKKENQTIEVIDGEGKKVEVPSKPKRVVVFDNGSLDTIDALSVGDRVVGVPAKSIPNYLSNYRKVSSAGRIKEPDLEKVNQLKPDLIIISGRQEDYKEKMEQIAPTLYMSVDDTDTWRSTKHNIETVGKIFDKEKEARTKVKDLEKEVTDLKTKASQLDQKALTVIVNEGQLSTFGKKSRFDVIYDTFGFKEADEKIKPSIHGQSVSYEYVLEKNPDFLFVVDRTKAIGGDDSHNNVAENELVKKTEAGKHNKVISLRPDVWYLSGGGLESLHLMVEDAKKALD
- a CDS encoding Cof-type HAD-IIB family hydrolase, encoding MARKLYAFDIDGTLLTNDKKALESTRESLYKLRQQGHLVTIATGRSRIMAQEVLFDLEFTNYILCNGAAGFLDHEQYYQNLLDQAALTAFLEMTEKQQIGFTCVGLDDLKQMNHYNESEVFEALHSLQQQIPSFDQTFYQSNDIYQALAFYDQTNPINEQLFPDFKFVRWHPYGVDVLPKTGSKAATLLNLAERVGIAHEDIIAFGDGDNDIEMLKEAGIGVAMGNATKYAKQAANFITATNEEDGIFKALKKLGAF
- a CDS encoding biotin transporter BioY → MKSSIHSLILSAEFSIIIALLSQLSFPIGIIPLTGQTFAIGLAATLLGKKIGTISILIYLLLGLIGLPVFAGMTAGFGVLFGVTGGYLIGFILNGWLTGMILEKTTFNYKYGIIANLIGSMVPMITGTLWLKLFSNSSWETAWMTGFLPFIIPWIIKAIASAYLGIFLRKRLSAYFFKIPN